From Fusarium oxysporum f. sp. lycopersici 4287 chromosome 10, whole genome shotgun sequence:
TGCAAGCCCAAGTTATCTGTCTActtatcaagaacaagatcagTCTGCAGTAATCGGCGAAGAAAATTGGCTGGCTGACGTCTGTTGGATCACTTGAGACTGAGAGAACATCCAACCCATGGATTGCAATGCTGTGATAGTGGCCGAACGACCACAGGTGGTTTGGGGGCACGGACCAATCAAGCAAGACCAGCACCGGCATTTAGCGGGGAGCTGGCGTTGGCTTCCCGCTGTAATTGGCGGGGAGCTGCATCCAGAAGCGGGGAACTGCCTCCCACAGCACGCTAGGCTTTGGTCACAGTGCACCTTAGATCCAGAAGCACGGGCTGAACAACCAAGAGTCTCAACTTGATTGGCTGTGAAAGTGATGCACAAGGATTAGGCACAGTAGATGGAGAATTTGCTGCGCTTGAGATCACGAGATCGATTGAACGCACACAAGGCACATCTTCTCAGCGTCGACCATATGCCAATGTGAGGTGATGTTGTGGCAATGTAAGGCCAGTATTGAGGCGAAGTTCAGTGAGGACACCACGGGCCAGACCCAAGACAAACCCGGTGCATTAGCGCCCTGCGCCGAGGGCAGTGGAGGACAGAGCTCCCTGGACTCCACTCTCTTGTTTTCCCCACCACCTTAAACTTAATGCTTCCCATGCCGTCCATTCGCAACAGACCTCCAATTGCTCTTCTAGAGTCCTCCTTTACGTTAATATCTTGGCCAACGATAAACAACGCCTTGACGAACTTATCCACAATATATCAAGTATCCATCAATACAATTTATCGGCAAACATCGTGAACTATCCGTAGTCCCTGCCTCTATCATGAAGCCACAATACGGCATACTCCCAGAGTCACATCACACGATCAGTAAGTTACCTTACGCATCCTATCCTTGGAATCAGCATGGCTGGCAAGCGCCCTTCTCCAGACTCCACCCCTAACCCATGAAGACCCCAGAGCATCTCCTTATCTAGCTTAGCACATAGAGGTCTCGAACTACCGGCATTCGGTCTTGTTCATCTACCAGAAGAGGAATCAAACCAGGTGAGGTTTGCgactcatcatcaatcaGACGAGCATCATTATAGCGGATAAGGTCACTAAGTGACAAGGTTACACCAGACCCTTGACCCCTCACACGATATCGTCCCATGAAGATCTTAGTTTATGTTCCCAACCTCATTATCTCGTCGCGGATCACCatcctatatagctataacAATCAGCAATTCTGTTTCAGGAGCTGTTTCAGAAGACGACGCTCGCAGAAAGTCATGTGCACCGGAGTTCATTCTCGCTGTACCCTCATGTTTTGCTTGAGTGAATCTTTGAAGCGAGCCTTGGTAAACTTGTAACAAGAAATAACGAGGGTTTATAAAATCTCGATAGGTCTTTATACTGAGCCTTAGTGATTAGCCTCTTCCTTGCGTGTGTATCTAGTATGAGAGTGAGAGGGTTGATACTTGGACGGATAATGACTTATTTGTTATATGCTCTCGGATGTTCCAAGCTGACTTATCTCAATATGTGCAGTTCTTCTATAGCAACAATATTAATGGGGCATTACATTTTCAGTGATTTGTATCATAGTATCTATGGAGGCACAGATCATTCAATTCATTTACCCTGATATCTCGATGACTTGCCTCACCTTGGTGGGGTACTCTCGGTGTAATGAGTCCTCACCGAAAGCTGTCTTGGTGACATCAGCGCCCCAGCACGTGACCTCGCGACGCTCAGCTTTGATCACACAGGAGTTCACGTCACGCCTCACGCCTTTTGCCATCTTTGTCGCTATCCATCACTTACACCTGCAATAATTCGCCGAGGGCTTGCCTCGTAGTTAGCCATCGGTTCATTATGAAGTTCAATATCGAGTACGACATCCTTTCGCCTCAGGGCACCCCTTTTACTCACATCATCTAGTGACCTGCCTGTGCTATTCCCTTATCCCAGGATATACCCAGGTATGCATTAATAAGCGCGAGTTTCACCTGCCAAAGCTGACTCAATTTTCTCAGAGCAATATGCGTGAGTTGTTGGGCGTTGTGGTGTCCGAATGGGAGAGATAGACTAACCGTGAGGCGCATTAAGTTACATGTGTGATCTCAAAAGTACCTACCCCTTCTATTGCTGAATGCATCGTGATTGCTGACATGATCACCCATCACACCAGAAACACTAGATGCAGGGGGCCACTGTGTTCTGGAAATGCCTTCGGGCACAGGCAAGACCGTGTCTCTTCTGTCACTCATTGTTGCGTACCAACAATACATGCCTGAAAAGCGCAAGCTGATCTACTGCTCTCGTGAGTGGCACTTGACCTCACCCTGCTATTGCTGACTTATACCTTAACAGGTACCATGTCCGAAATTGAAAAGGCATTAGTAGAGCTGAAGTCTCTCATGAAATACCGAGCCGAGCAGCTCGGTTATGAAGAAGAGTTCCGTGGTCTAGGCTTGACAAGTCGAAAGAACCTGTGTCTACATCCTTCAGTCAAGCGTGAGAAGAGTGGCGCCATCGTCGATGCTCGTTGCAGGAGTCTCACGGCCGGCTTTGTCAAGGAGAAAAAGGAACGTGGAGAAAACGTAGACGTCTGCGTGTATCACGACGTAAGTCTCGCAGAACCTCGATTTTCCTTACCCATTCCATGCTGAGCCAATGATACAGAACCTAGACCTTCTCGAGCCTCACAACCTGATTCCTAATGGCGTCTGGTCTTTCGATGACATGATTCGATATGGTGAAGAGCATAAGCAATGCCCATACTTTACTGCACGGCGAATGGTGAGTATTTCCCAAATCCCATGGTCCTTGCTTTAGTGATTCTTATGCTCTGCTTCAGATGCAATACTGCAACGTCGTCATCTTCTCCTATCACTATCTGCTCGACCCCAAAATCGCCGAACGGGTATCCAAGGACTTTTCCAAGGACTGTATCGTTGTTTTCGATGAAGCTCACAACATTGACAACGTTTGCATCGAATCTCTCAGCACAGATATCACAGAGGACTCTTTGCGTAAAGCCACAAGAGGAGCTCAGAATCTAGAGAACAAGATTTCACAGATGCGTGATACAGACCAGCAGCAACTACAGAATGAGTATGAGAAACTAGTTCAAGGACTGCGTGATGCTGACGAGGCACGTCAAGAAGATGCCTTCATGGCAAATCCTGGTAGGTTCTAATGAGAAATCTATTTGCTTGGTTGCAACGTGCTAACCGTTCCGCAGCCCTTCCCGAAGACTTACTCAAAGAGGCTGTTCCAGGAAACATTCGGAGGGCAGAACACTTTATTGCTTTCCTCAAGAGATTCATTGAGTATctgaagacgaggatgaaaGTGCGCCAGGTCATTTCTGAAACGCCGCCTTCGTTCCTTGCCCATCTCCGAGAGCATACTTtcatcgagaagaagccTTTGAGGTTTTGCGCTGAACGTCTGACATCACTGGTTCGGACCCTCGAGCTCACCAATATTGAAGACTACCAGCCTCTTCAGGAGGTTGCAACTTTTGCAACGCTGGTGGCAACGTACGAGAAAGGCTTTCTCCTTATCCTTGAGCCTTTTGAGTCCGATACTGCTGAAGTCCCTAACCCGGTCCTTCACTTCACCTGTCTTGACGCTGCCATCGCTATCAAGCCCGTCTTTGACAGGTTCTACTCTGTCATTATCACGTCTGGTACTATTTCTCCACTGGAGATATACCCCAAGATGCTGGATTTCTCAACTGTCATTCAAGAATCCTATGCCATGACCCTCGCTCGGAGATCCTTCATGCCTATGATTGTCACTCGAGGCAGCGATCAGGCTTCCGTCTCGACCAGCTTTCAAGTGCGGAATGAACCCAGTGTGGTTCGAAACTACGGCAACCTACTCACTGAATTTGCCAAGATCACGCCGGATGGGATGGttgtcttctttccatcTTATCTTTATATGGAATCTATCATTAGTATGTGGCAAGGAATGGGTATCCTTGATGAAGTTTGGAAGTACAAACTGATCCTGGTGGAAACGCCCGATGCACAGGAAACCTCGCTTGCTCTGGAGACGTACCGCACAGCGTGCTGTAACGGTAGAGGTGCCGTTTTACTCTGTGTCGCCCGAGGAAAGGTATCCGAAGGCATCGATTTCGACCATCAATATGGTCGTACTGTGCTATGTATTGGAGTTCCATTTCAATACACCGAGTCACGTATTCTCAAGGCTCGTCTTCAGTTCTTGAGAGAAACATACCGCATCAAGGAGAATGACTTCCTCTCCTTTGATGCAATGCGACACGCCGCACAGTGTCTTGGCCGAGTCTTGCGTGGTAAGGACGACTATGGAATCATGGTCCTTGCCGACCGTCGATTTCAGAAGAAGCGCTCACAGCTACCCAAATGGATCAATCAAGGCCTCCAAGAGTCAGACGTCAATCTGAGCACCGACATGGCCGTCAGCAGCGCAAGGCGATTCCTTCGGACTATGGCGCAACCGTTCCGGGCTAAAGACCAGGAAGGCATCAGCACCTGGGGATATAAGGACCTGATGGAACataaggagaagatggatctAGAGAGgatcaaggagcttgaggaggaagctCAACGGCCAAAGCCTGCCGCGCAGGACAACAATTTTGAGTACCACGATGACGAGTTCGACCAAGAtatgatggagatggatggTTTCTAGACTCGTTCGAGCAACTGCGATACCAGATGTTAGCGGTTTAGACTGCAAAACCAAAAGCATATCAAGTTGTATCATATTATTTAGATTAATTAGAGAATGCTAAAGCCGGTCTAAAGTTGGTTATATGGCCCTTGTGCAATGCTGATTCAACTTGAACAGAAATCTAACCGAGCTTTCCCTTTTACTGGTTCCAAACACAATGCCAGAACGCCGAATGCTGTCCGTTCGCCCATCTCGCGCCTGCTCAAtcaaaagaaacaaagaatAAAATAAGGATATCATCTGCTCTATGCGCGAATGGTAAGAACAATAATCTAATCTACCAAAAGTCTCTTGGCAGCTTTCGTTGCTCGGAGGGCGGGAATAGAATGTGCCCGGCCTGGCTTTCGTCCAATCTCGATGCAGAGCATTCGAATAAAATCATGATTAGTCCAATAGCTGGAGTGCGCACTGAGCATGTTGAGATACTGTATCTCCAAAGGCCCTCCCCCTGAGCGGAGGTACCAGTCGATTTGCCCGTTATCGTTAAGCAGAaatgcctttctctctgcAATTTCCTCACGGGTAAAGTCGTGCACCTCGAGCTCTAACTGAGAGGGTAATCGGATCGTTGAAGGTCGCTCCGGCTCCGGGACGAGAGGGTTTGGTGCCGGTGCCATGCCTGGTACTACTCCTCGCATTGCGGCGCCGACAGACTTCCACAGAGAACCCGAAATGCTAGGGACATAAGCCTTCTTGAGGCTCGCCGCGTAGACAGGGTCCACAGCGCCATTGAGAAGGTACGCGATGGGATCTTCCTTAGCAAGGATGTTGTATATGTTGTCCACAGCCAAGCAGCCAAAAGTCCCGGCCTCCGCTACGACGTCTTTCGATACAATGTCGTTCGAATCAGCTCCAGGCTTCATTCGACCATGGCGAGGCATAAGGACACCACgctccagaagaagaaagaatcCCGCAGGACTGCCCGCCAGGAAAAGATTCTTGGTATCAAACTCGAAGAAACGTGCCTCGGGTTCCTTTCGAGACCAGTCCAGCCTTGGCACTGTGGTTGGTTGATTTGAAAGAATCTCAAGAGCCATCGCACTCCCAAGGGAATGTCCGATCATGTGGACGCGTCCATTCTCAGCAAAACCTGGATTGTTACGGCACCAGAGTCGATAGACACGATTTGCTTCTGATACAAGAGCCTGGATCATTTTCCCTTTGTGGTGTGACATGTAAAAGGGGATGTCGAACATGATGTCTGATATCATGCTGCGAACGGCTGGAATCGTATCAGGTTCGATGTCTTTGAGTCCAAACCCCTCCGGCGTGTATTCCTCCTTATCTTCCTCCCTCATTGGCCCTCCATCCTCAAAAGATAGGCCCATTCTCCAATTTAGGGGCAAGATCATCAGTCCATTCTGATCGTCGCGCAAAACCTGCTTGACCAAAGGGCTCTGAAGCTCCATATTCACAGCTCGGCGAAATCCATTGATGGCATGAGTGAAATGGAAACTTTCAACCCTCTCCGCAAATTTCTGGCCGATGCCGTGAGCGACAAGAACCAGATCAGTCACTTGACGCTTCTCCTTGTCGGCTTTGCAAGCAGCGCATACATCTTGTCCACGGCTTTCGTGCGACTCATCGGCAGCAGAAGCACCTGCTTTGTTTGGTGCCTGTTTCTTATGGTGGAGGCGCTCCCATGCTGCTCGGTCGAATCCTCGAGCAACAGGAATTCCAACAGTGACACCtttcatgatcttcatcgtcggtcGTCGGCCATAGTATGCTGATGGCTTCAGGCTCGGTTTCAGTAGAAAAGCTTCAGTGGCATTCTTATACAGGACATGATAATTCGAATACGGTCGTGTCGGGATGTTTGCGTCTTCCGCAGTTGCCTTCTTTACGGGAGTCGTATCAATATTAccttcagcagcagcttcacCCCGAAAGCAGCGAGCAGCACAAAATGGATCTGATGGTATAACTGGCTCGGGGAAGTCGTCTCCGGATCCTATCTCTGAATCTTTAGGCCATAGTCTATGCGAAATCTTTTCTTCGCCCAGTGGTCCCACGTCGATAGCACATCGGAGTTCATCACTCCATGTCTCAGTCCATGGTCGCAAATAATGATAGCCGGCCTCTAACTGGTTAGCAACAGCCGGCGGTATCGGGAGCATGGTATCTCTGGATTAAGTCAGTTATCCTTCCTCCTAATCGACCCTGGAAATACAACCTATAGAACCACGTCGCCCTAGAAACAACTGCAACATCGTTGATGGGAGACCAGTATATCGGCTTCATCTGAAGCACAGGCAACGAGACCATATGAAGTCTTGATATTCCGACCGCAACCTCGGCTACCTTGGTCTGGCTCTCCTCAGGTACTGCCTGGGCCCCTTGGTTCGCAATGGTTAGAGTCTCTTCTCGTTCGGGAACGACTTGAGGATGGTCTGGGTTTCGAGGGGCATCCTGCCCTGGGCCTCCAAGTCCAATCAGTGGGAGGGATCCGGGTTCTGGCTGTGTCTCTGGGCTTCCAACGCGTACGAATGGTCTGCCTGATATTCCATCATCGACAACTGGTGGTCGTGTAAGGCCAGGACTGCCAACTAGAGTTTGTACTCGTGGGGGCTGCGAAGTGGACAAGCTGTTGGTTCTTGCTCTCATTTCTCCTATAGTTGATCGACGCTTAGAACTACGAGGctctgttgttgttgtggtCTTGGGAATGCGGGTAATTGGGTGGTTAGTAGTACTGGTCGAAGCGGTTCCTGGACGGCTCGAGGGTGTGCTGTTTGATACCGGCTGAGCCTCAATTTCATCGTTGGCTTGCTTTTTCAACCGATCAAGTGCGAACACGACCTGTTGCATGACTTGATCAACATTCAGGGCTGGATTTCGCCGCCTGACAAGTGCACAGAAAGCTCTCTCGAGTTCTTGGGAAACGTCAAGGACCAATTCAGAGCAACAGGCGGGCACAGGCGTTGTGGGCAGTACATCACTGGTTGGTGCTGTCACATCTTGTGGCTGATAGCCTTTCCGGTGCCTCTCCCAGTGCTTTGTAGTTATAAGCTGGATGAGCGATGCTAGTACGTCTGTATCGAATTGAGGAGTGCGGTCCAGATTCTTCAATGCATCTTGATGAGCGCGACGTGAAGGCTCGGACATGAGACTCAGCCAAGCCTTTTCCAGCGCATTATTATCACCTCGAGAGAAGGGGCGCACTTGTCCCTTATTTGTCTTTGGATCGGCACCAACggttgaggatgttgaaagAGGATCGTCAATCGGGATGACTGACGAGTAGAAGAACTGAGCCTCGACCGGGGGAACCTCATCTTCGCGTTGAACGCGAGAAATAGGGGCCAGGCGACACTTGGCGCTGTAGGTGTGGTTATCGTCAGTCATGTCGATCAATGGTGGTGATGTCTCGCTCGGGACGCGACTACGAGTGGGATTgtattggattggattgTATGTGTCTCAACAACGCTGTCGGGTCACGCCTTGAGCGGCAGCTGTATATTCTGTAGGAGTCGGCCGTGCCATAGGTAGATAGAGCTTGAGGCTTCCTCGCTGGTCTCTCACAAAGCCATAGAAatcggaagaagaagaagaagagaactTGGCTAAGGCCAAGGCTTCAGGGCTGGCTTGATCGATCTGGGCTGCGATTCAAGGACGCCATGACGTGGGGGATGTGCTGAACAGCTTTGTCTGCCTTTAAAATGTGGGGCTACCTCCAACTACTCATCTAATGCCGAGTACTGTGCCTTGAAACAGATGTATCTCTACAGCCAGAGTGTGAGAAAGGATACTTTGCTGCGATCTAAGGAAACTAAGGAAACTTCAATTTTAGGCACCTTTCTAGAAGATCCAGTTCGACACCGGGTGCTATTATCACATGCATGCATTAGTTACGCCTCTGCCACGTAGGCAAGCATGTCACTAATAAAAACTCCATGTACCTATTTCAAACAACAGATCGAAGCAGTTAGTACCTATTTTGTACTTGGGATTGCTTCAGACTACTGGTATTATGCAAACAAAATTCAAAGGTGCCCACAGCGTGCCATGACATATGCTCTGCCGGCATTAGCAATACAATGCAATCCATCCTTCTAGGATGTATATTTACACGATCCAATCGGATCAATAAGCCAAAGCATGAACCTGCGAAGCGAAATATCGTACGAATTACGGAGTATCGTTATTGTGACAAAGCTGGGGTGATGACAATTAAATCCAAATCGATAGGCGATGCTCCACAGACAGATCCCTGTCTCCAGTCGGCATTGTTGCATGTGGATGAGAATCATTGTATTGAATCTTTATTTTCACTACATCACAAGTACCTAGTTATGCCAGATCACATCCTTGGTGGCCTTGCTACCGTAAACTAGACCTACTCCATCTTCTGCTGTGCAGGTCGCCCAAGAATCTGTACAATCCATACGACTCAATGATGCTAGTGTGAGCCTCGGTGTAATGTAATCAAACTGCAGCCGCAAGCAATCTTAATCACAAGGGATGCGAGAGTTGAACCCGCTTGCTCTAGTCGAGCAGCAAACCTTGACAAATTATTCTCCAGAGTGGGACTTGGCACAAAAGATCCCATTCCCAGCGAGCTTCCAGATCAAGATTCTATTTGTCAAGTTCGCATATGCCGAGGCGAGTCGTTTCGATATGTCGCCCAGGTGAGGCTCTCGGCATAATGCATGCGAACCCTAGGCTGTCGCATGTGGAAAGGCATCAACAGAGTTTTCCTTTTCGAGATTTTTGTGTCTGTACCTCAACCGTTGCAGTATCTGCATATTGGAGCAAGATTTTATCCAGAATATACAGCCGGACGCTGATCAGTGGACCTCCGCGGTTTGAGTGCATTTTGTCACCAACTCATcaggttttttttttatacATTCAGCCATTGGGTTTCGTGAGTCTGGTTACTTCCTTTCTTAGGTGAGAATACGTGTTCCTAAATAACACAAGTCAGCAAGACCCAGAATTGACAAGGCACTTTGCCGTGATATCATTAGCCAGCCTACCTTTTCCAATTCTAGGTCAGGTTTTCGATGCCGTTTCTAACTTGAAATGCCTGGAGAAAAGGCCTCTGAAAGAGGTCTAACTTCTTCCCGATCAAGGACCCTGCCACATCGATGGATT
This genomic window contains:
- a CDS encoding DNA repair helicase rad15, with the translated sequence MKFNIDDLPVLFPYPRIYPEQYAYMCDLKKTLDAGGHCVLEMPSGTGKTVSLLSLIVAYQQYMPEKRKLIYCSRTMSEIEKALVELKSLMKYRAEQLGYEEEFRGLGLTSRKNLCLHPSVKREKSGAIVDARCRSLTAGFVKEKKERGENVDVCVYHDNLDLLEPHNLIPNGVWSFDDMIRYGEEHKQCPYFTARRMMQYCNVVIFSYHYLLDPKIAERVSKDFSKDCIVVFDEAHNIDNVCIESLSTDITEDSLRKATRGAQNLENKISQMRDTDQQQLQNEYEKLVQGLRDADEARQEDAFMANPALPEDLLKEAVPGNIRRAEHFIAFLKRFIEYLKTRMKVRQVISETPPSFLAHLREHTFIEKKPLRFCAERLTSLVRTLELTNIEDYQPLQEVATFATLVATYEKGFLLILEPFESDTAEVPNPVLHFTCLDAAIAIKPVFDRFYSVIITSGTISPLEIYPKMLDFSTVIQESYAMTLARRSFMPMIVTRGSDQASVSTSFQVRNEPSVVRNYGNLLTEFAKITPDGMVVFFPSYLYMESIISMWQGMGILDEVWKYKLILVETPDAQETSLALETYRTACCNGRGAVLLCVARGKVSEGIDFDHQYGRTVLCIGVPFQYTESRILKARLQFLRETYRIKENDFLSFDAMRHAAQCLGRVLRGKDDYGIMVLADRRFQKKRSQLPKWINQGLQESDVNLSTDMAVSSARRFLRTMAQPFRAKDQEGISTWGYKDLMEHKEKMDLERIKELEEEAQRPKPAAQDNNFEYHDDEFDQDMMEMDGF
- a CDS encoding DNA repair helicase rad15, which gives rise to MCDLKKTLDAGGHCVLEMPSGTGKTVSLLSLIVAYQQYMPEKRKLIYCSRTMSEIEKALVELKSLMKYRAEQLGYEEEFRGLGLTSRKNLCLHPSVKREKSGAIVDARCRSLTAGFVKEKKERGENVDVCVYHDNLDLLEPHNLIPNGVWSFDDMIRYGEEHKQCPYFTARRMMQYCNVVIFSYHYLLDPKIAERVSKDFSKDCIVVFDEAHNIDNVCIESLSTDITEDSLRKATRGAQNLENKISQMRDTDQQQLQNEYEKLVQGLRDADEARQEDAFMANPALPEDLLKEAVPGNIRRAEHFIAFLKRFIEYLKTRMKVRQVISETPPSFLAHLREHTFIEKKPLRFCAERLTSLVRTLELTNIEDYQPLQEVATFATLVATYEKGFLLILEPFESDTAEVPNPVLHFTCLDAAIAIKPVFDRFYSVIITSGTISPLEIYPKMLDFSTVIQESYAMTLARRSFMPMIVTRGSDQASVSTSFQVRNEPSVVRNYGNLLTEFAKITPDGMVVFFPSYLYMESIISMWQGMGILDEVWKYKLILVETPDAQETSLALETYRTACCNGRGAVLLCVARGKVSEGIDFDHQYGRTVLCIGVPFQYTESRILKARLQFLRETYRIKENDFLSFDAMRHAAQCLGRVLRGKDDYGIMVLADRRFQKKRSQLPKWINQGLQESDVNLSTDMAVSSARRFLRTMAQPFRAKDQEGISTWGYKDLMEHKEKMDLERIKELEEEAQRPKPAAQDNNFEYHDDEFDQDMMEMDGF